In Massilia antarctica, the following are encoded in one genomic region:
- a CDS encoding PAS domain-containing hybrid sensor histidine kinase/response regulator has product MTRQADYQALFRASPYPYLLMDLELTIIAANDAYLHATGRDETDLLGRYVFDAFPENPDDPGSTNIAEVRSSLLRAIASGKPDTTAFLRYSVPRAAAAGGGFEERFWSTVHTPIGDADGRIAFVAQNAIDLTELYRFDRQSHLASVDPDTRAVVGEDHFNQARMHQAMNRILMVERSHLRDLFNQAPGFIAVLTGEQHVFEMVNEAYYQLVGHRELLGKPVWEALPEVRGQGYEQLLDQVYRGGKPFVGRGLRVEVQREAGGPVAQSHIDVLYQPLFDKDGRTTGIFVQGHDVSEAHAAQLASADSAERLSEGMNAARMVVWDWEIGSGKMVFSDNAELVLGRRDPDIDTLSASIHPDDVERMRRARERAIVEAGGYAEIVRFIRADDGRMLWLDIRGKVRCDAGGEPFAVRGVTLDVTERLRAEEDLRDAHRRKDEFLAMLSHELRNPLAPISSAAQLLKHVRLDDARLRETTDIIIRQTAHITALVDDLIDVSRVTRGLISTDQKAHDMKRMIGDAVEQVRPLIEARRHRLAVLLLPGAVTVMSDHKRVVQVLTNLLNNAAKYTPDGGNIVLELALDGQQLVLSVRDDGIGMGAELLPRVFDLFTQGERSADRSQGGLGVGLAVVRSLVELHGGQVGAASEGVGKGSVLTVRLPLLAGPALAAAPAAQRPAAPQRPLRVLVVDDNPDAALMLSMLLEASGYDVLTENGSHAALASAARHVPDVCILDIGLPDMDGYQLARRIREADGMRGATLIAVTGYGQEQDRRLALDAGFDHHLVKPVDSSELAALLLARAARPLEAGGA; this is encoded by the coding sequence ATGACCCGACAAGCTGATTACCAGGCGCTGTTTCGCGCCTCCCCGTATCCGTATCTGCTGATGGACCTGGAGCTGACCATCATCGCCGCCAACGACGCCTACCTGCACGCGACCGGCCGCGACGAAACCGATTTGCTGGGACGCTACGTGTTCGACGCCTTTCCCGAAAATCCGGACGACCCCGGCTCGACCAACATCGCCGAGGTGCGCTCCTCGCTGCTGCGTGCCATCGCCAGCGGCAAGCCCGATACCACGGCCTTCCTGCGCTATTCGGTGCCGCGCGCGGCGGCCGCCGGCGGCGGCTTCGAGGAGCGCTTCTGGAGCACCGTGCACACGCCCATCGGCGACGCCGACGGCCGCATCGCCTTCGTGGCGCAGAACGCCATCGACCTGACCGAGTTGTACCGCTTCGACCGCCAGTCGCACCTGGCCTCGGTCGACCCGGACACCAGGGCGGTGGTGGGCGAGGACCATTTCAACCAGGCCCGGATGCACCAGGCGATGAACCGCATCCTGATGGTCGAACGCAGCCACTTGCGCGACCTGTTCAACCAGGCGCCCGGCTTCATCGCCGTGCTGACCGGCGAGCAGCATGTGTTCGAGATGGTCAACGAAGCCTACTACCAGCTGGTGGGGCACCGCGAACTGCTCGGCAAGCCGGTGTGGGAAGCGCTGCCCGAGGTGCGCGGCCAGGGTTACGAACAACTGCTCGACCAGGTCTACCGCGGCGGCAAGCCTTTCGTCGGGCGCGGCCTGCGCGTGGAAGTGCAGCGCGAGGCGGGCGGGCCGGTCGCGCAGAGCCATATCGACGTGCTGTACCAGCCGCTGTTCGACAAGGACGGCCGCACCACCGGCATCTTCGTGCAGGGCCACGATGTGAGCGAAGCGCATGCCGCGCAGCTGGCCAGCGCCGACAGCGCCGAGCGCCTGTCCGAAGGCATGAACGCGGCGCGCATGGTGGTGTGGGACTGGGAAATCGGCTCGGGCAAGATGGTGTTTTCGGATAATGCCGAACTGGTGCTGGGACGGCGCGACCCCGATATCGACACGCTCAGCGCATCGATCCATCCGGACGACGTGGAGCGCATGCGCCGCGCCCGCGAGCGCGCCATCGTCGAAGCGGGCGGCTACGCGGAGATCGTGCGTTTTATCCGCGCCGACGACGGCCGCATGCTGTGGCTCGATATCCGCGGCAAGGTGCGCTGCGACGCCGGCGGCGAGCCGTTCGCGGTGCGCGGGGTCACGCTCGACGTCACCGAGCGCCTGCGCGCCGAAGAAGACTTGCGCGACGCTCACCGGCGCAAGGATGAATTCCTGGCGATGCTCTCGCACGAGCTGCGCAATCCGCTGGCGCCGATCAGCTCAGCTGCCCAGTTGCTCAAGCATGTGCGCCTGGACGACGCCCGCCTGCGCGAGACGACCGACATCATCATCCGCCAGACCGCCCATATCACGGCGCTGGTGGATGACCTGATCGATGTATCGCGGGTCACGCGCGGCCTCATATCCACCGACCAGAAAGCGCATGACATGAAGCGCATGATCGGCGACGCGGTCGAGCAGGTGCGCCCGCTGATCGAGGCGCGCCGGCACCGGCTGGCGGTGCTGCTGCTGCCCGGCGCGGTGACCGTGATGAGCGATCACAAACGGGTGGTGCAGGTGCTCACCAACCTGCTCAATAACGCGGCCAAGTACACGCCCGACGGCGGCAATATCGTACTGGAGCTGGCGCTGGACGGCCAGCAGCTGGTGCTGTCCGTGCGCGACGACGGCATCGGCATGGGCGCCGAACTGCTGCCGCGCGTGTTCGACCTGTTCACCCAGGGCGAGCGCAGCGCCGACCGCTCGCAGGGCGGGCTGGGCGTGGGGCTGGCGGTGGTGCGCAGCCTGGTCGAACTGCACGGCGGCCAGGTCGGCGCCGCCAGCGAGGGCGTGGGCAAGGGCAGCGTGCTGACCGTGCGCCTGCCCCTGCTGGCCGGCCCGGCGCTGGCGGCTGCGCCGGCCGCGCAACGGCCAGCCGCGCCGCAGCGGCCGTTGCGCGTGCTGGTGGTGGACGACAATCCCGATGCGGCGCTGATGCTGTCGATGCTGCTCGAAGCGTCCGGCTACGACGTGCTGACCGAGAACGGCTCGCACGCGGCCCTGGCCAGCGCCGCGCGCCATGTGCCGGACGTGTGCATCCTCGACATCGGCCTGCCCGACATGGATGGCTACCAGCTGGCGCGCAGGATACGCGAAGCCGACGGCATGCGCGGCGCGACCCTGATCGCGGTGACCGGCTACGGCCAGGAGCAGGACCGGCGCCTGGCGCTCGACGCCGGCTTCGACCATCACCTGGTCAAGCCGGTCGATTCGTCCGAGCTGGCGGCGCTGCTGCTGGCGCGCGCGGCGCGGCCGCTGGAGGCGGGCGGCGCGTGA
- a CDS encoding HAMP domain-containing protein has translation MTTETAWTEQRSRQRRATDSPGATGATGLHGPLVPGLLLHALDAVRHGDFSVRLPYDWPGLDGRIADALNDIVGTHEKLVRAIERVSLSVGNDGKLGQRMKFDKSDGAWGVIVTAINSMIDNLVQPVREVGRVIGAVARGALTETMQLDIEGRALKGEFLKTANTINTMLAQLNSFSGEVSRVAREVGTEGKLGGQAEVKGASGVWKDLTDNVNLMASNLTGQVRNIAEVTTAVAQGDLSRKITVDVKGEILRLKDTINLMVDQLNSFAGEVTRVAREVGTEGKLGGQAEVKGVSGVWKDLTESVNLMANNLTDQVRNIAEVTTAVARGDLSRKITVDVKGEILRLKDTINIMVDQLNSFAGEVTRVAREVGTEGKLGGQADVRGVAGVWKDLTENVNLMANNLTDQVRNIAEVTTAVARGDLSRKITVGVRGEIRELKDTINIMVDQLNSFAGEVTRVAREVGTEGKLGGQAEVKEVAGVWKDLTDSVNAMASNLTGQVRNIAEVTTAVAKGDLSRKITADVKGEVLELKNTINVMVDQLNSFAGEVTRVAREVGTEGKLGGQAQVKDVSGVWKDLTDSVNAMAGNLTVQLRDVSKVATAIASGDLGQKITVKAQGEILQIKEVINVMVDQLKSFSGEVTRVAVEVGTEGRLGGQAEVEGVSGVWKNLTDSVNLMASNLTGQVRNIAAVTTAVANGDLSQKIMVDVRGEVLQLKDTINIMVDQLNSFAGEVTRVAREVGTEGKLGGQADVKGVSGVWKDLTDNVNRMANNLTAQVRNIATVTTAVAYGDLSQKITVDVRGEVLQLKDTINIMVDQLNSFAGEVTRVALEVGTEGRLGGQAQVPGVAGTWKNLTDSVNLMASNLTGQVRNIAAVTTAVANGDLSQKITVDVRGEVLQLKNTINIMVDQLNAFAGEVTRVAREVGIEGRLGGQAQVKGVLGVWRGLTDNVNLMASNLTDQVRNIATVTTAVANGDLSKTITVDVRGEVLQLKETINTMVSQLRGFAGEVTRVAREVGTEGRLGGQAYVPAVAGVWKDLTDNVNLMASNLTGQVRNIATVTTAVANGDLSRKITVDVRGEILELKNTINVMVDQLNAFSGEVTRVAREVGTEGKLGGQAQVRGISGVWKDLTDSVNLMADNLTDQVRGMAKVVTGVAVGNLKQKMTVPAKGEVAALAETINDMVDTLATFSDQVTRVAREVGVEGRLGGQAVMPGASGSWKDLVDNVNELAANLSTQVRAIGEVATAVTKGDLMRSIQVAARGEVADLKDNLNQMIRNLRETTERNTEQDWLKTNLARLTRMLQGQRDIATVARLLLSELAPLVGSQHAVLYLMQAGGADNTLLARLRLMASYGYQERKNLSQQWEVGEGVVGQAAFEKQRLLITNVPSDYVQIVSGLGQAPPRSIVVLPILFEGAVKAVIEIGAFEPFQAIHLKFLDQLAEGLGIVFNSIETASGTERLLRQQALLLEGEFKSQQNELQKTNAELEQKALQLSEQNAEVERKNREIEVARLSLQEKAEQLARTSKYKSEFLANMSHELRTPLNSLLLLAEQMRQNRDRNLSVRQLEMVRVMHGAGRDLLLLINDILDLSKIESGSASIELDDVAVSELVSDLDKAFRYQVEFKRLALAFELSPALPALLRTDGLRLKQLLKNLLSNAVKFTEHGTVTLAVRPVRSGWRSGSGTLDQAPLVLAFSVSDTGIGIAEDKQKLIFEAFQQADSSTSRRYGGTGLGLAISREIAHLLNGAVDVDSAEGHGSTFTFYLPQPLGVDAAAPQRAAASAMDPARMDAPAVLARQPAVCADAPLLLVIEDDPVFARTLEELAQQRDFATLIARNGADGVLLAQRYLPDAITLDIGLPDGDGWRIADQLREDARTRDIEVHVISVRDCPQPDELHGVASFNTKPADLETLARVFADVTRHMERPLRALLLIGDDIARRAPVEAVLAGPDIVLDAVETAADALRALRNKTYHGMIIALELPDMDGVALLEEIRGDTVLAPLPAILYCERELDDATLARVHQLEQVPETPDARRAAQTRAVVRFLQRVRQALRDSGPAAGDGGHCVAGKTILVVDDDARNLFALASMLEGHDMQVVAADSGQQALEQLDRHGNIDIVLMDIMMPGMDGYDTIARLRRDQRFAALPVIALTAKAMPEDRDKCLAAGASDYTAKPVDSVQLLAQIAHWLAARPPAMGAAGADAVTDAHGASATGGDRSRI, from the coding sequence ATGACGACGGAAACCGCATGGACCGAACAGCGCAGCCGGCAGCGGCGCGCCACCGACAGCCCGGGCGCGACCGGCGCCACCGGGCTGCACGGCCCGCTGGTGCCGGGCTTGCTGCTGCACGCGCTCGACGCCGTGCGCCATGGCGATTTCAGCGTGCGTCTGCCGTACGACTGGCCGGGGCTGGACGGACGCATCGCCGACGCCCTCAACGATATCGTGGGGACTCACGAGAAACTGGTCCGCGCCATCGAGCGCGTCTCGCTGTCGGTCGGCAACGATGGCAAGCTGGGCCAGCGCATGAAATTCGACAAGTCCGACGGTGCCTGGGGCGTGATCGTCACGGCCATCAATTCGATGATCGACAACCTGGTGCAGCCGGTGCGTGAAGTTGGCCGGGTGATCGGGGCGGTGGCGCGCGGTGCGCTCACCGAAACCATGCAGCTCGATATCGAGGGGCGCGCGCTCAAGGGTGAATTTCTCAAGACCGCCAATACCATCAACACCATGCTGGCCCAGCTGAACAGTTTTTCCGGCGAGGTGAGCCGGGTGGCGCGCGAAGTCGGCACCGAAGGCAAGCTCGGCGGCCAAGCCGAGGTGAAGGGCGCCTCCGGGGTGTGGAAGGACTTGACCGACAACGTCAACCTGATGGCCAGCAACCTGACCGGCCAGGTGCGCAACATCGCCGAGGTCACCACCGCCGTGGCTCAGGGCGACCTGTCGCGCAAGATCACGGTGGACGTCAAGGGCGAGATCCTGCGCCTGAAGGACACCATCAACCTGATGGTGGACCAGCTGAACAGCTTCGCCGGCGAGGTGACCCGGGTGGCGCGCGAAGTGGGCACCGAAGGAAAACTCGGCGGCCAGGCCGAGGTCAAGGGCGTCTCCGGGGTCTGGAAGGACCTCACCGAGAGCGTCAACCTGATGGCCAACAACCTGACCGACCAGGTGCGCAATATCGCCGAGGTGACCACGGCGGTGGCGCGCGGCGACCTCTCGCGCAAGATCACGGTCGACGTCAAGGGCGAGATCCTGCGCCTGAAGGACACCATCAACATCATGGTCGACCAGTTGAACAGCTTCGCCGGCGAAGTGACGCGGGTGGCGCGCGAGGTCGGCACCGAGGGCAAGCTGGGTGGACAGGCCGACGTGCGCGGCGTGGCCGGGGTGTGGAAAGACCTGACCGAAAATGTCAACCTGATGGCCAACAACCTGACCGACCAGGTGCGCAACATCGCCGAGGTGACCACGGCGGTGGCGCGCGGCGACCTGTCGCGCAAGATCACAGTCGGGGTGCGCGGCGAAATCCGTGAACTCAAGGATACGATCAACATCATGGTCGACCAGTTGAACAGCTTCGCCGGCGAGGTGACGCGGGTGGCGCGCGAAGTCGGCACCGAGGGCAAGCTGGGTGGCCAGGCCGAGGTCAAGGAGGTGGCCGGGGTCTGGAAAGACCTGACCGACAGCGTCAATGCGATGGCCAGCAACCTGACCGGCCAGGTGCGTAACATCGCCGAGGTCACCACGGCGGTGGCCAAGGGCGACCTGTCGCGCAAGATCACGGCCGACGTCAAGGGCGAGGTGCTGGAACTGAAAAACACCATCAACGTCATGGTCGACCAGTTGAACAGCTTCGCCGGCGAGGTCACGCGGGTGGCGCGCGAGGTCGGCACCGAGGGCAAGCTGGGCGGCCAGGCCCAGGTCAAGGATGTGTCCGGGGTGTGGAAAGACCTGACCGATAGCGTCAATGCCATGGCCGGCAACCTGACGGTGCAGTTGCGCGACGTCTCGAAGGTGGCCACCGCCATCGCCAGCGGCGACCTGGGGCAGAAGATCACGGTCAAGGCCCAGGGCGAAATCCTGCAGATCAAAGAGGTCATCAACGTCATGGTCGACCAGCTCAAGAGCTTCTCGGGCGAAGTCACGCGGGTGGCGGTGGAGGTCGGTACCGAGGGCCGGCTGGGCGGCCAGGCCGAGGTCGAGGGCGTCTCCGGCGTCTGGAAAAACCTGACCGACAGCGTCAACCTGATGGCCAGCAACCTGACCGGGCAGGTGCGCAATATCGCGGCCGTCACCACCGCCGTGGCCAACGGCGACCTGTCGCAAAAGATCATGGTCGACGTGCGCGGCGAGGTGCTGCAGCTGAAGGATACGATCAACATCATGGTTGACCAGTTGAACAGCTTCGCCGGCGAGGTGACGCGGGTGGCGCGCGAGGTCGGTACCGAGGGCAAGCTCGGCGGCCAGGCCGATGTCAAGGGCGTCTCCGGGGTGTGGAAGGACCTGACCGACAACGTCAACCGCATGGCCAACAACCTGACCGCGCAGGTGCGCAACATCGCCACCGTGACCACGGCCGTGGCCTACGGCGACCTGTCGCAAAAGATCACGGTGGACGTGCGCGGCGAAGTGCTGCAGCTCAAGGACACCATCAACATCATGGTCGACCAGTTGAACAGCTTCGCCGGCGAAGTGACCCGGGTCGCGCTCGAAGTGGGCACCGAGGGCCGCCTGGGCGGCCAGGCCCAGGTGCCGGGAGTGGCCGGCACCTGGAAAAACCTGACCGACAGCGTGAACCTGATGGCCAGCAACCTGACCGGCCAGGTGCGCAATATCGCGGCCGTCACCACCGCCGTGGCCAATGGCGACCTGTCGCAGAAGATCACGGTCGACGTGCGCGGCGAGGTGTTACAGCTCAAGAACACCATCAACATCATGGTCGACCAGTTGAACGCCTTTGCCGGCGAGGTGACCCGGGTCGCGCGCGAGGTCGGCATCGAGGGCCGGCTCGGCGGCCAGGCCCAGGTCAAGGGCGTGCTGGGCGTGTGGCGCGGCCTGACCGACAATGTCAACCTGATGGCCAGCAACCTGACCGACCAGGTGCGCAACATCGCCACGGTGACCACGGCGGTGGCCAATGGCGACCTGTCCAAGACCATCACCGTCGACGTGCGCGGCGAAGTGTTGCAGCTTAAGGAAACCATCAACACCATGGTCAGCCAGTTGCGCGGCTTCGCCGGCGAGGTCACGCGGGTGGCGCGCGAAGTGGGCACCGAGGGCCGGTTGGGCGGCCAGGCCTATGTGCCTGCCGTGGCCGGGGTGTGGAAGGACTTGACCGACAATGTCAACCTGATGGCCAGCAACCTGACCGGCCAGGTGCGCAATATCGCCACCGTCACCACGGCCGTGGCCAACGGCGACCTGTCGCGCAAGATCACGGTCGATGTGCGCGGCGAGATCCTCGAACTGAAAAACACGATCAACGTCATGGTCGACCAGTTGAATGCCTTCAGCGGCGAGGTCACCCGGGTGGCGCGCGAAGTCGGCACCGAGGGCAAGCTGGGCGGCCAGGCCCAGGTCAGGGGCATTTCGGGCGTGTGGAAAGACCTGACCGACAGCGTCAACCTGATGGCCGACAACCTGACCGACCAGGTACGCGGCATGGCCAAAGTGGTGACCGGCGTGGCCGTGGGCAACCTCAAGCAAAAGATGACAGTGCCGGCCAAGGGCGAGGTGGCGGCGCTGGCCGAAACCATCAACGACATGGTCGATACCCTGGCCACCTTCAGCGACCAGGTTACGCGGGTGGCGCGCGAAGTCGGGGTCGAGGGCCGACTGGGCGGACAGGCGGTCATGCCGGGCGCCTCCGGCAGCTGGAAAGACCTGGTCGACAATGTCAACGAGCTGGCGGCCAACCTGTCGACCCAGGTGCGTGCCATCGGCGAGGTCGCCACGGCGGTCACCAAGGGCGACCTGATGCGTTCGATCCAGGTCGCCGCGCGCGGCGAGGTCGCTGACCTCAAGGATAATCTGAACCAGATGATCCGCAACCTGCGCGAGACCACCGAACGCAATACCGAGCAGGACTGGCTCAAGACCAACCTGGCGCGCCTGACCCGCATGCTGCAGGGCCAGCGCGACATCGCCACTGTGGCGCGCCTGCTGCTGTCCGAGCTGGCGCCGCTGGTCGGTTCCCAGCATGCGGTGCTGTACCTGATGCAGGCCGGGGGCGCCGACAACACCCTCCTGGCCCGGTTGCGCCTGATGGCCAGCTATGGCTACCAGGAGCGCAAGAACTTGTCCCAGCAATGGGAGGTGGGCGAGGGAGTGGTGGGTCAGGCCGCCTTTGAAAAGCAGCGTCTCCTGATCACCAACGTGCCGTCCGACTATGTGCAGATCGTCTCCGGCCTGGGGCAGGCGCCGCCGCGCAGCATCGTGGTGCTGCCGATCCTGTTTGAAGGCGCGGTCAAGGCCGTCATCGAGATCGGCGCCTTCGAGCCGTTTCAGGCGATCCATCTGAAATTTCTCGACCAGCTGGCCGAGGGCTTGGGCATCGTCTTCAATTCGATCGAGACCGCGTCCGGCACCGAGCGCCTGCTGCGCCAGCAGGCGCTGTTGCTGGAGGGCGAATTCAAGTCGCAGCAGAACGAGCTGCAAAAAACCAACGCCGAGCTGGAGCAGAAGGCGCTCCAGCTGTCCGAGCAGAACGCCGAAGTCGAACGCAAGAACCGCGAGATCGAGGTGGCGCGCCTGTCGCTGCAGGAAAAGGCCGAGCAGCTGGCGCGGACCTCCAAGTACAAGTCCGAATTTCTGGCCAATATGTCGCACGAGCTGCGCACCCCGCTCAACAGCCTGCTGCTGCTGGCCGAGCAGATGCGCCAGAACCGCGACCGGAACCTGTCCGTGCGCCAGCTGGAAATGGTGCGCGTCATGCACGGCGCCGGGCGCGATCTGCTGCTGCTGATCAACGACATCCTCGACCTGTCCAAGATCGAATCGGGCAGCGCCAGCATCGAGCTCGACGACGTCGCCGTGAGCGAGCTCGTGAGCGACCTGGACAAGGCATTCCGCTACCAGGTCGAATTCAAGCGGCTGGCGCTGGCTTTCGAGTTGTCGCCGGCGCTGCCGGCGCTGCTGCGCACCGATGGCCTGCGCCTCAAGCAACTGCTCAAAAACCTGTTGTCGAACGCGGTCAAGTTCACCGAGCACGGCACCGTGACCCTGGCCGTGCGCCCGGTGCGTAGCGGCTGGCGTAGCGGTAGCGGCACGCTCGACCAGGCGCCGCTGGTGCTTGCCTTCAGCGTCAGCGATACCGGCATCGGCATCGCGGAGGACAAGCAAAAGCTGATCTTTGAAGCGTTCCAGCAGGCCGATTCGAGCACGTCGCGGCGCTATGGCGGCACCGGCCTCGGACTGGCGATTTCGCGCGAAATCGCGCATCTGCTCAATGGCGCTGTCGACGTCGACAGCGCCGAAGGGCACGGCAGCACCTTCACCTTTTACCTGCCGCAGCCGCTCGGCGTGGACGCCGCTGCGCCGCAGCGCGCGGCGGCGTCGGCCATGGACCCGGCGCGCATGGACGCGCCCGCCGTGCTGGCCCGGCAGCCGGCCGTGTGCGCCGATGCGCCGCTGCTGCTCGTCATCGAAGACGACCCGGTGTTTGCGCGCACACTCGAAGAACTGGCGCAGCAGCGTGACTTCGCCACCCTGATCGCACGCAACGGCGCCGATGGCGTGCTGCTGGCGCAGCGTTACCTGCCCGACGCCATCACGCTCGACATCGGGCTGCCCGACGGCGACGGCTGGCGCATCGCCGACCAGTTGCGCGAGGATGCACGCACGCGCGACATTGAGGTGCACGTGATTTCGGTGCGCGACTGCCCGCAGCCGGACGAGCTGCATGGCGTGGCCAGCTTCAACACCAAGCCGGCCGACCTGGAGACCCTGGCACGCGTGTTCGCCGACGTCACGCGCCACATGGAACGGCCCTTGCGCGCGCTGCTGCTGATCGGTGACGACATCGCGCGGCGCGCACCGGTGGAAGCCGTGCTCGCCGGTCCCGACATCGTGCTCGACGCCGTCGAGACCGCGGCCGATGCGCTGCGCGCCCTGCGCAACAAGACCTATCACGGCATGATTATCGCGCTCGAGCTGCCTGACATGGACGGCGTCGCCCTGCTCGAAGAAATTCGCGGCGATACCGTACTGGCGCCACTGCCGGCGATCCTGTACTGCGAACGCGAGCTCGATGACGCGACCCTGGCGCGCGTGCACCAGCTGGAGCAGGTACCGGAAACGCCTGACGCGCGGCGCGCTGCACAAACGCGTGCGGTGGTGCGCTTCCTGCAGCGCGTGCGCCAAGCCCTGCGCGACTCGGGCCCGGCGGCCGGCGACGGCGGGCACTGCGTGGCCGGCAAGACGATCCTGGTGGTCGACGACGATGCGCGCAATCTGTTTGCGCTGGCCAGCATGCTCGAAGGGCACGACATGCAGGTCGTCGCCGCCGACAGCGGGCAGCAAGCGCTCGAGCAGCTCGACCGGCACGGCAATATCGATATCGTACTGATGGACATCATGATGCCCGGCATGGATGGCTACGACACCATCGCCCGATTGCGCCGCGACCAGCGCTTTGCCGCACTGCCCGTGATCGCGCTGACGGCCAAGGCCATGCCGGAAGACCGCGACAAATGCCTGGCCGCCGGCGCTTCCGACTACACCGCCAAGCCGGTCGACTCGGTCCAGCTGCTGGCACAGATCGCCCACTGGCTGGCGGCGCGCCCGCCAGCCATGGGAGCGGCTGGCGCCGATGCCGTCACCGACGCACATGGCGCCAGCGCGACGGGGGGCGACCGGTCAAGAATCTAG